A segment of the Deinococcus planocerae genome:
CGGGCAGTATGTTCGGGAATCTCACCGAGGGGTTCAGGACGCAGGCTCATGGCCCAGTGTGCACCCCTGAATTCGCCACCAGTATCAAGATGCAGAGATTTTAGTAGATATTGTCTTTGCGGGCCGCGGTCAAGCGGCCTGTTTTGCAGGCTTAGCGTACGTCGGATCGTAGGGCCGCCCCAACTGCACCACCGCAAAGCCCACACACAGCAGCTTCCTGGCGAGCGCTGTCACTGCCACCTTGCCGGGCTTTCCCTGGTCGCGTAGTCGCTGATAGAACGCTTTTTCCTTGCTCTGGGTCCGGGTCGCCGCCACCGCCGCCAGGTAGACGACGCGGCGCAATCGAGGATTCCCGATCTTGGAAATCCGGCCCCGCTTGTTCATCGCTCCCGACTGGTGGGGTGCGGGCGATACGCCCGCGTACGCCGCCAGTTGGCGGCCCGTTTCCATCATGTTGAACGCCCCTGTCTCCACCAACACCGTCAACGACACCAGGAACCCGAAGCCCAGCAGGCTTTGCAGCAGCTCGACCTGGCGCCCAAGGTCGGGCGCGGTCTCCACCCGTGCTCGCAACTCGCGGTCTAGAGTCTCGATCTGCTCTGTTAGGAACCCCGGTCCCGGTAGTGGCTCTTGAGCCGCAGTTCATCCTCCGGCGTGAAGCGCCCGTTCGCGATCACCTGGGCAAGTCTGGTGCGTTCGGGCTCGCGGATGGCCTGTTGAATTGCCGGCCACAGGTCATGGATGAGTTTGAGCTGCTGGGAACTGGGAATGATGCTCGCGTAGGC
Coding sequences within it:
- a CDS encoding transposase — translated: METAPDLGRQVELLQSLLGFGFLVSLTVLVETGAFNMMETGRQLAAYAGVSPAPHQSGAMNKRGRISKIGNPRLRRVVYLAAVAATRTQSKEKAFYQRLRDQGKPGKVAVTALARKLLCVGFAVVQLGRPYDPTYAKPAKQAA